A single region of the Yersinia entomophaga genome encodes:
- a CDS encoding GNAT family N-acetyltransferase, which yields MEIRPATPEDFTAIWPLFQAVIASEDTYVFTADTPERVAYEYWFGDGVRCWVALHEDKIVGMYKLIDNQRGLGCHVANASFMVDASVRGLGIGKQLGLHCIEQAQRLGYRAIQFNFVVSTNTLAVSLWQKLGFGIIATLPQAFKHPKQGYVDAYIMHRFLHPVPTAQI from the coding sequence ATGGAAATAAGACCGGCAACACCTGAAGATTTCACCGCAATCTGGCCACTTTTTCAGGCGGTTATCGCCAGTGAAGACACCTACGTTTTCACCGCAGACACGCCAGAACGGGTCGCTTACGAATATTGGTTTGGTGACGGCGTGCGCTGCTGGGTCGCGCTGCATGAAGATAAAATCGTCGGGATGTATAAGCTGATTGATAACCAACGAGGATTAGGTTGTCACGTTGCCAACGCCTCTTTTATGGTCGATGCCAGCGTCAGAGGTTTAGGCATTGGCAAACAGCTGGGGCTGCACTGCATTGAACAAGCTCAGCGCCTAGGTTACCGGGCAATTCAGTTCAATTTTGTCGTCAGCACCAATACTCTGGCGGTCAGCCTTTGGCAAAAACTGGGCTTCGGCATTATTGCAACCCTGCCGCAGGCGTTTAAACACCCGAAACAGGGTTACGTAGATGCTTACATCATGCACCGTTTTCTGCATCCGGTGCCAACCGCTCAGATTTAA